A window of Aurantibacillus circumpalustris genomic DNA:
CCAGCAGCCATGTATTAATTTGCTTTCGAAGGTAATTGATACTCCTACATATTTTTATACTAAAACTGGTGCTAATACACTTGACAAGTATGATACTTCATTGGTGTTAATTTCTAGTTTTGGTTTTTCTACAAATACAGCGCAGTATAAAGTAAACGACTTTACCATGCGTAATGATTCTGTTTTTATCGCTGGAAATATGAACTCATCGGGAGCTCTCTACCATGCCATTATTGACACGGCGTTTAATATACTTTACCAAATTCAATCAACTTACAAAGGCATTTATCCAACAGGTATTGCTTTGAATAATAGGGATAACTTAACCGTACTTGCAACTTGCAACAGCAAAGAAGTGCCTTTATACAAATTCAGTAGTTTATTTCAATTTCCTATTGGCGGTGGTTTTAGTTCGGTATCAGATATTGGTGTTGTTGGATTTTCAAATATGAATACAACTTTATTCGGAATCGGGAACGGATCTTCGTTTGTTACTCCGTACGTTACAGCTGACGTGACTGTGAAAAATTTCGCGACCGATACTGTGAAAAACTTTTATATCAATTATTATTCCTACATAAATACTGGAATTTCGCCGTGTTATATTTTACTCCATAAATTTGTAGACACTGCTATTATTCCTGGTGGATCGCTTACCATACCAACCGTGACATTTTACGCACAGCCTTTTCCAGCAGGTAATTTCACTTTGAGTCAAATAACACTCAACATATGTTTATTTACAACCGTTCCGAACGCCAGCAACGATATTAATATTGATAACGATGCGTTTTGCGATTCGGTATTGTTCACAGTTACAGGACTTCAGGAAAACGCAATGCTTGCACAAAACATTCAAGTTTATCCAAATCCTTCGGCCGCCGGATTTACTGTTAGTTCGGATATTGAAATTAAAACAATTGAATTAATTAATTCTCTAGGACAAACTATTAACAAGCAAAGTATTAACGGAAAAGAATGCTATTTAATTGGCGCGTCTTTAAAGCCTGGAATTTATTTTGTGAAATTGGAAACAGAGACGGGAAGTGTGCTGAAAAAGGTTATTAAGAACTAAGATTTAAGAAGTGAGATTTTAGATTTAATATTTTGTTAACCACTTATGGAATAAAACTGACCGCTTTTTTATTTGCGGTTGAATACGAATAAAAATGGTTTAATTTTAAATTAGAAAAACAAAGAACCCATGAGAAAATTTTTACCCTTAGTCTTCCTTTTACTATCGCTTCAAAGCCTTATTTCACAAAATTTAAATAGTGCTTCACACACACAAATTGATAAAGTTGGCAATATTGTGTCAATCAACTCGAAATGTTATTATTTAAAAGAAGTGGAAAATTGCTGCGGCAGAGATGTGCGTGTAATAGGTATTGGTGAAAACGGTGTTTCGTTTTTTAATACAAGTTTAAATTACTATGATGGTTACTTAAATAAAATCATGCGAACAGCCGACAACCATCTTCTTTTTTACGGAATAGATCGACAAGCTTGCGATGTGTCTGGACTTAAAGATTTCATAGTTAAAATAGACACCAATGGTGCACTTATATTTAAAATGTATTTACAGTCAAACTGGGTGAACTCTCAATATATAAGCGTTATTGCTGCAGCGCAAGATTCTTCATTTTATTTAGCTTCCGATGGTGTGTTGGAGAAATATTCAGCAAGCGGCCAGTATATTCTTTCCACTTTACCAGGTGTGAATAATATAAAATCAATTTGCTCACTGATAAACGGAAATTTAATAATTCATGGGAAAATTAATAATGCAAATGTCAATGTAGAATACAACCCGTTAAACGATGTAATTATTAACCAACAAAACACCGCGTTTATAATTTCAAAATTTGAAAAAACTGCAAACGGAAATTTTGTTGCATTATCGGTGTCCGGCGAACTAATTCGTTATGATTCAGCTTTAAATTTTATAAGCCAAGCTACTGTATTGACAAATTCTAACATCAGTATCTCTGATTTTACAACCAGAAACGACTCAATATTTGTAACAGGTACGCAAGCAGTATCCAATTTCCCTTTTTATGGCGTATTAAATTCTGGTTTTAATTTGTTAAACTATTCGCAGCCGGCTTATAAAGGAATTCACCCAAGTGGTATTGCTGTAACAAATAAAAATAAAATTAATATTGTTACGAATAGTTCTGCGAACTCGTATGTCACATTTACGAGTCTAAACCATTTTGCAATTTATGATGGCTTTTCTTGTCAACAAGATATTGGCGTAGTTGGAGTTAAAGGACTTAATTCAATCATAAAACATCCGGCAATGTATAAATATATGCCTATAGCTGACATTGAAGTTGTTGTAAAAAATTTCGGGGCGGATACAGTAAGTAGTTTTTTCTTAAACAGTTATTTTGTGGGGACCCACTGCCCTTTCGTATTACATAAGTATTATCCGGTATCAATTGCTCCTGGAGCGACAGTTAGTTTACAAACGGGCACTTTTGAAAT
This region includes:
- a CDS encoding T9SS type A sorting domain-containing protein; translation: MRKFLPLVFLLLSLQSLISQNLNSASHTQIDKVGNIVSINSKCYYLKEVENCCGRDVRVIGIGENGVSFFNTSLNYYDGYLNKIMRTADNHLLFYGIDRQACDVSGLKDFIVKIDTNGALIFKMYLQSNWVNSQYISVIAAAQDSSFYLASDGVLEKYSASGQYILSTLPGVNNIKSICSLINGNLIIHGKINNANVNVEYNPLNDVIINQQNTAFIISKFEKTANGNFVALSVSGELIRYDSALNFISQATVLTNSNISISDFTTRNDSIFVTGTQAVSNFPFYGVLNSGFNLLNYSQPAYKGIHPSGIAVTNKNKINIVTNSSANSYVTFTSLNHFAIYDGFSCQQDIGVVGVKGLNSIIKHPAMYKYMPIADIEVVVKNFGADTVSSFFLNSYFVGTHCPFVLHKYYPVSIAPGATVSLQTGTFEINAYFISTPVSSPGSIVKVKTCLFTTIPNASNDINIDNDAFCDSVLFTVVTGLKENTLLTPNIQIYPNPSDAGFTISSDFEIKAFELINSLGQIIRKESINAKEYYINASTLIPGIYFMKLETEKGIVQKKIIKN
- a CDS encoding T9SS type A sorting domain-containing protein, translated to MRKILPLTFLLLSLQSLISQNLNIAGHSAVDKTGDMISINSKVFYLGSSQNNCCGYSTYVQGMNFNGDTVFKTGLPSSYQVRYFGKIIKTNDNAILVSHYAVHSCDISGHLDYITKVDTNGVILFNIPIQGTLAAGGFGRTINDITQHSDNSYYLVSSTDLYHFSSSGQFISKITTSLTSITLVKALATGNLFVSGKLNGINTNVIMTTSGTVLTQQPCINLLSKVIDTPTYFYTKTGANTLDKYDTSLVLISSFGFSTNTAQYKVNDFTMRNDSVFIAGNMNSSGALYHAIIDTAFNILYQIQSTYKGIYPTGIALNNRDNLTVLATCNSKEVPLYKFSSLFQFPIGGGFSSVSDIGVVGFSNMNTTLFGIGNGSSFVTPYVTADVTVKNFATDTVKNFYINYYSYINTGISPCYILLHKFVDTAIIPGGSLTIPTVTFYAQPFPAGNFTLSQITLNICLFTTVPNASNDINIDNDAFCDSVLFTVTGLQENAMLAQNIQVYPNPSAAGFTVSSDIEIKTIELINSLGQTINKQSINGKECYLIGASLKPGIYFVKLETETGSVLKKVIKN